The Methanosarcinales archaeon genome includes the window CAGTTCCTGGGCCTGGCTGCATAAGAATGCAGAAAAGGAATATCGCAGGATCGCTGATATCTCAGCCAATACTATTGGCATTACAGCCGGGGCCAATTCACTGTTCATAGGACCTGTGGAGAATGCTAAGTATGCCGCACCTGCTGTAGCTATGACAGATATTCTAATGGCAGATTCCTTGCAGGATTTCGGCATCGAACATGCAGAAGTTCATCCATACGAACTTGCGTGAGGTCGAAAATATGGTACGATTCGGCATAGAATTTTTGGCCAATGAACCGGCAGATAAACTGGCAGATATGATCAGGTTCTCTGAAGAGAATGGTATTGAATTTGCCTGGATAACAGATCACTATAATAACAGGGACTGCTTTTCACTGCTCACCTATATTGCTGCCAGGACATCTACGATCAAATTAGGAACCGGAGTAACAAATCCCTATACCAGGACTGCTCCGCAACTGGCCTCTGCAATTGCCACTGTGAATGAGGTATCTGGTGGCAGAGCAGTGTTCGGAATAGGTCCCGGAGATAAAATGACATTTGAGAATCTGGGAGTGCAGTGGACCCGGCCTTTGCAGATGGTCAGGGAGACCGTGGAAGTGGTAAAACAACTCACTGCAGGTGAATCCGTTTCCTACAATGGTAACGTGGTCTCAATAAAAAAGGCAAAACTAAATTTTGGTAAAAGGGCAGTGCCCGTGTATATCGGCGCACAGGGTCCTGGGATGCTCAGACTTGCCGGTGAGCTGGGGAATGGCGCTTTAGTGAATGCATCCCACCCCAGAGACTTTGAATTTGCTGTGAAGCTGCTAAAAGAAGGTGCAGCAAGTGATACAGATAGGGATTTTTCACAGTTCGATGTGGGTGCATATACCAGTTTTTCAGTAGCAGAGAATCGAGAAAAGGCCGTGGCTGCAGCCAGGCCAGTGGTTGCTTTTATCACCGCAGGTTCACCACCTGATGTTCTAAAGAGGCACGGGATACCACAAGAGGATAGCACCAGGCTCAATGAAGCCTTTAAAAAAGGATTCAAACGGGCAGTACAGGAAGTGACTGATGATATGATCATGGCATTTTCGATTTGCGGTACTCCCGGAGATTGTATCGAGCAGATCCATGAATTGATCGAGGCAGGAGTTACCCAGATAGTGGTAGGTTCGCCCATTGGTCCTGACAGGACAGAAGCCATCAAGCTGGTAGGTAAAGACATTATCCCGGCTATGGGGTGAGGAGTAATTTTATGGCATATATGAATAAGATTTTGAGAGTTGACCTGACAGCAGGTAAGATCACAGATGAAAAGCTGGATGAGCAAACAGCAAAGATGTTTATCGGAGGCAGGGGTCTGGGTGCAAAGATAATCTCTGATGAGGTGGACTCAAAGACCGACCCGCTAAGCGCTGCAAATAAGATCGTATTTACTACCGGACCCCTTACCGGGACAAAAGCCCCTACATCGGGACGGTTCAGTGCATCATTCAAATCTCCACTTACCAATACCCTTACAGACTGCCATGCAGGCGGTCATTTCGGACCATGGCTAAAAATGGCAGGGTATGATGCTCTTATAATTCAAGGAAAGGCGGATGAGCCTGTATACCTGTCAATATCTGATGAAACTGTTGAACTCTTTGATGCATCTGAGGTCTGGGGAAAGAACACAAGCCAGACTGACGATATTCTTGGGAAAAAACATGACGGTAAGGTAATGTGTATAGGATCTGCCGGAGAAAAACAGTCTTTGATCTCAAGTATTATGGTAAATGCCAAAAGGGCACTGGGCAGAGGTGGCATTGGTGCCTTGCTGGGTTCCAAGAACCTCAAAGCAATAGTGGCTTTAGGTTCACAGAAGATCGCGATTCAGAATGATGGGTTCGATCGGGCAGTGTTTGAGGCTACGGCGCTCTTGAAAGAGAAAGCTGTTACCGGAGAGAGCCTGCCCAGCCGGGGTACGACAGTGCTTGTTCATGTAATCAACATGAATGGTATGTATCCGGTCAAGAACTTCCAGGAATCACAATGGCCTTTTGATAAAGCAGAACTCACAAGCGGCGAGCGGATCAGAGATGAGTTTTTTTCAGGCCGCCAGGGATGTTATGGCTGTCCGATTGTGTGCGGACATAAGGTCAAATTGGAAGATGGCAGGGAATTCAAGTCGCCTGAATTCGAAACCGTGTGGTCCTTTGGGGCAGACATGGATAATACTGATTTCGCTACTATTGCAGAAGCTGGGGTACTTTGTGACCAGTATGGTCTTGATACCATTTCCGCAGGCGCTACCATTGCAGCAGCAATGGAACTGGAAGAGATGGGTAAGATCAATGAAGGATTGAAATGGGGTGATCGTGAAGTCATTTTGCGGGCCGTCCACATGATGGGGAAAGGGGAAGGCTTTGGTGAGGAACTGGCAAAAGGTTCCAAACTATTGTGCGAAAAGTACGGAGCACCTGAAGTATCCATGGCAGTTAAAGGAATGGAGATGCCTGCCTATGACCCCAGAGGAGCAAAGGGCATGGGTCTTGCATATGCCACATCCAACAGAGGCGGATGCCACCTGCGGGCTTATATGGTGTCTCCCGAAGTGCTGGGAACCCCAAAGGAAATGCTGGACAGGTTCTCGACTGATGGTAAGGCCAGATGGACCATGGATTTCCAGGACATCAGTGCTTTTGTGGATTCCCTGGTATTATGCCGGTTCACCCAGTTCTCACTGGGAATTGACAATTATGCTGAGATGTATGCTGCAGCAACAGGCATAGAGTTCGATGCTGCGGATCTGATGAAAGTGGGTGCAAGGATATACAATATTGAGCGCATGTATAACCTGAGTGCAGGTCTTTCAAAGGAAGATGATACCCTGCCTAACCGGTTGCTGAACGAGCGAGTTACGGCCGGACCGGCCAGAGGGCAGACTGTCAAACTTAAAGGAATGCTAAAGGAATATTATGATCTTCGCGGATGGTCAAAGGAAGGGGTGCCGGAAGCATGGAGATTGAAGGAATACGGTCTTGATAGAGGTGAATAATATGGCTGGAGAAGTTAGTCAGCTCAATCTTGATGAGAAGGTAGTGGGCGATGCGATCGCTGCCCAGAAGGCATCGGTGTCGTGTATCAAAGAGTACAGGTATGATGATTTTTTACTTGAGCATGCCCGCCCATTCGTAGATGTGGTGGAGAATTTCCAGCGACATCCTGATCAGTCAGAAGAAGCCATGGACCTGTACCGGCAGTCACTGCTGATACATTATGATGTACTTACATCTCTCACAAAAACTGTGACTGCCATGGACTGTGCATTTCTGGAATGGCAGCAGACTCCTATCACCCTTGATGTGATGTACAGGCACGACCCTGATTTCAGGGATGCTATTGAGGAGTTTGTAAGGACCATTGACGAGTCCGACGACATTATCGGTATTGAGGCTACAAGGGTGCATAACGGTTTTTATGGTATAATATCTTCCAAGGATTTCGCAGCTCTTCCGGGTAGTACTTTCAATGTAATTGCACAGATAATTGCCAGAACCCCTATTGACAAGAAATACAAGCAGGCCATTCTGGCTGCCAAGTCGTGGGGATTGAATGGTATCTATGTGTTCGGGGACCGCTACACCAGAGTGTTGCAGCGGTGCCGCAATGTGCAGACAGCTATTGAGGAAGAGAAACGTTATTTGAAATGGATCTGGACAGAACCTTCAAAGGTGATGCTGAAACTTATGGGGACGTTTGGGCACAGTTCCTATGATCGGTTCAAGTATTTCGATATGTATGAAAAGAAATTCACGCCATATATCGAAGCAGCTTATGATGCAGGGGTCCATGTAGCCAATATTGTGATGCTGCCGACCCATGTGGGTGATATA containing:
- a CDS encoding 5,10-methylenetetrahydromethanopterin reductase, with the protein product MVRFGIEFLANEPADKLADMIRFSEENGIEFAWITDHYNNRDCFSLLTYIAARTSTIKLGTGVTNPYTRTAPQLASAIATVNEVSGGRAVFGIGPGDKMTFENLGVQWTRPLQMVRETVEVVKQLTAGESVSYNGNVVSIKKAKLNFGKRAVPVYIGAQGPGMLRLAGELGNGALVNASHPRDFEFAVKLLKEGAASDTDRDFSQFDVGAYTSFSVAENREKAVAAARPVVAFITAGSPPDVLKRHGIPQEDSTRLNEAFKKGFKRAVQEVTDDMIMAFSICGTPGDCIEQIHELIEAGVTQIVVGSPIGPDRTEAIKLVGKDIIPAMG
- a CDS encoding aldehyde ferredoxin oxidoreductase family protein, producing MAYMNKILRVDLTAGKITDEKLDEQTAKMFIGGRGLGAKIISDEVDSKTDPLSAANKIVFTTGPLTGTKAPTSGRFSASFKSPLTNTLTDCHAGGHFGPWLKMAGYDALIIQGKADEPVYLSISDETVELFDASEVWGKNTSQTDDILGKKHDGKVMCIGSAGEKQSLISSIMVNAKRALGRGGIGALLGSKNLKAIVALGSQKIAIQNDGFDRAVFEATALLKEKAVTGESLPSRGTTVLVHVINMNGMYPVKNFQESQWPFDKAELTSGERIRDEFFSGRQGCYGCPIVCGHKVKLEDGREFKSPEFETVWSFGADMDNTDFATIAEAGVLCDQYGLDTISAGATIAAAMELEEMGKINEGLKWGDREVILRAVHMMGKGEGFGEELAKGSKLLCEKYGAPEVSMAVKGMEMPAYDPRGAKGMGLAYATSNRGGCHLRAYMVSPEVLGTPKEMLDRFSTDGKARWTMDFQDISAFVDSLVLCRFTQFSLGIDNYAEMYAAATGIEFDAADLMKVGARIYNIERMYNLSAGLSKEDDTLPNRLLNERVTAGPARGQTVKLKGMLKEYYDLRGWSKEGVPEAWRLKEYGLDRGE
- a CDS encoding DUF2193 family protein codes for the protein MAGEVSQLNLDEKVVGDAIAAQKASVSCIKEYRYDDFLLEHARPFVDVVENFQRHPDQSEEAMDLYRQSLLIHYDVLTSLTKTVTAMDCAFLEWQQTPITLDVMYRHDPDFRDAIEEFVRTIDESDDIIGIEATRVHNGFYGIISSKDFAALPGSTFNVIAQIIARTPIDKKYKQAILAAKSWGLNGIYVFGDRYTRVLQRCRNVQTAIEEEKRYLKWIWTEPSKVMLKLMGTFGHSSYDRFKYFDMYEKKFTPYIEAAYDAGVHVANIVMLPTHVGDIGHHIGPSYFHICKDDMCMAILESVSNTVYDTLGTALAMGKIKSPFDVASVATGASASAMSEILEWDGFNADMFQDLFQKRFKNYVMTHPFDRPMVGELHINDWMDFVTRGERINAPKPRGLGKKVSGVPIDLSAIRLNSKLNNPQWYTYPYTGITVRSTALLRFVDQPCLLAPEPPSIVGMVNATVLNPEVPMAPVQMCKNCATNRFLPAKCNYCMSPDLNSVM